CAAGGTTAAGGAGTACTGCAATAAACATGCTAATGATCCTCTCAACTCATGTTTCGAGTCGACCAAAGAAATTCTTGTTGATCAAGAACTCAAGAAATTTGATTCAGAATTCGTCCAAGTGGATGTGGAGACACTGTTTCATCTCATTATGGTTtgctttttttatttctttgtctAATTTCTCTTATTGTTATGTGTTCTTTGTGTTATGATTAAATTTGGTTTGACAGGCTGCAAGATTCTTGAATATCAAGAACCTATTGGATTTACTTTGTACGGCTGTGGCAAATATGATAAAAGAAAACAGCATCGAGGAGCTTAGGAAGAAACTTAGGATCGAGAACGATTACACTCcagaggaagaagaggaagtTCGTAAGGAGATTGGTTGGCCAATTGAATAATGATGATAATTACATTCTTCTTTAGTTTGGATGATGGTATTAGAGATTCTTCTTTGCTAATAAACTTCTGTTTTTCATTAGTT
This is a stretch of genomic DNA from Impatiens glandulifera chromosome 4, dImpGla2.1, whole genome shotgun sequence. It encodes these proteins:
- the LOC124935425 gene encoding SKP1-like protein 1A; the encoded protein is MGLQDNGLIGCDFKRNTAEMLKLKLKLKSTSKPKFKSKSKSNKIVLKTSDNKRLTMKKTIANQSQTLKQMVKNDGANKVIHLSNITYKIMVKVKEYCNKHANDPLNSCFESTKEILVDQELKKFDSEFVQVDVETLFHLIMAARFLNIKNLLDLLCTAVANMIKENSIEELRKKLRIENDYTPEEEEEVRKEIGWPIE